The Tursiops truncatus isolate mTurTru1 chromosome 11, mTurTru1.mat.Y, whole genome shotgun sequence genomic sequence ACTTCCTTTTTTACCCTTTCATCCATCTTCCGTATCTCTGGCGCCTTAATTCTGCTCCTTATCCAAAACCTGCTCTCAGGAATTGATCAGAGATCAATTATTTACAACTTAGCATGAGCGTTCATGGTAGTGTGCATCTTCTTCCAGAGGTTTGTATACTTAAGCTTTTCACCAAAGTCTTCTTTATAAAGGAATTTCAGCCATTGTCAAGCAGGGAAGGGTGGTATGTTGATGGTACCTCCTAAGGAGCTGCCAGCTTAAACTGTGGCTTTGATGGGACGTTTCTGTGTATGTAATATTGAGAAGTGTTTcctcttaaaacaaaataaaactaagtaaTAGGAAACTTTCAGGATGAAAAAAGAATCTAGTGATTTGTGTCACTCTAAATTATTACCCAAACCTtgtcacacatacacatttttataGGTGTGGCCCCTGAGGGCAGGCTAAGTAGCATGACACTTACCACCATATTATTTCATATTCCATGTCCTTTATTGACAGATTCACTCATCTGATTCTGGTTTTGGCTATTATCAAACTGtctgatttttcattgtcatAAACAGTGCTGCTTTGAGTGgccctttaattttatttttgtttgaggTGTAGTCCACCCAAATTCCTTTTGAAGAGAAGCCAATTGTTTACACAGGAGGAAGTCATCACACggaaaaatacaaaatcttgCCGTCAATGAGGGAAAAAGTAATTGGCTATGAGGTACCACCTATGCCTATtaagccagaaaaataaataaacagtgatAAAACCTAAATTGGGTGGTGCTGTGAGAAACAGGTACATTGTTGATGGTGCTATAAACTGGTTCAGTCTTCCTGAAAAGCAGTCTAGCAGGAAGCTACAAAAACCCTAAATGTAGGCAGACCCTAGGGCCCATGGTCCTACTCTGGAAATACAGCATATCCTAACGAAATGACTGTACACATGGTAAGCTTTCATCACTCGTGTCTATCACATTCCCATTTCCTCACTTTCCTTTTTAGGTTTCATTATACTTTgtcaagcaaaatattttttaaatttccagaggTTCAGATTAtccttctctgatttttttttttccaatagttAGAAATGTATCTCCCCTTCACAGTGGAGATAAATctgccattttgttttctttagtattttataaGGCTTTTGTGGTTGTTGCTTGTCTCTTTCATTCTTTAAGCaatctggatttttaaattatatactgtAAACAGTCTAGTCCTTAGTTAGGTTGGTGCCTTTCCAGATTAAAACACAGGCTGGGAAtgcagccttggaaggttatctAGTTCAGTGGTTCCCACTTTGTCTGTGTGCTGTATCACAAGggagcttaaaagaaaaagagagagatgaaaggTTCCTGGCCTCCACTCCTGGACATTCTGACTCAGTAGGCCTAGACTAGGGCCTGGAAACCTATACCCAGTCAGTATTTAGAAGCCactggtgtgatgaattgggagatcgggattgacatatatacactaatatgtataaaatggataactaatgagaacctgctgtataaaaaaaaaaattaaaaaagaaaccgcTGATCTGGTCGAACACACAACACCTAGATTCTCTTTAATGTCTCaccatatattaaataataaccCCTCTCCGCATTGTTGTGTGGCTTTAAAGAGGTTTCCTGGTACGGGTCCCAGTACCTAACTAAATCCAGGTGGCAAGAGGAAGCTCTCACCTGGGTGAAAAGTTCCAATGCATAGGAAGTTCCTTTAGAACTTCCTAGAAGCTCTCACCCAGACTTCAGACCTCAGGGAATGGCAAGAAGAAAAGCTGCCTGGCCCGGAGAGCCCCGTTAATCCTGAGTGTATCCAAGACATGTCACTTCCAAGACTTCACCCTACAGGagtcctgccccttccccaagccAGCACCTGCGTCCAAAAAGTAGCCTGAAGGTTGAACAATGATCCAGTTGCTGGATGAGCCAGTCGATCCCATTGATTCTAGCTCCTTCTCTCCCTGACACGTGTTCCTTTCTACTACTGATTATGTGATAGGTCCTAGCATCCTACAGAGCCAGGAGATGAGAGACTGATACCCAGCTGTGCCTGGGTCTGCATTTTCTTCATCCACCTGTGAGAAGAGGGTGGCCTACCTTCCAGGTCTGGCACCGGGCTCTCCAGCCTCCTATTCTCACTACCCATAGCTTTTGGGAAGCTGCCTCTGTGGGCCAGGGAAGGCCAGTGATTGGCCTCGGGTTATGCAGAAATACAAGGTAGGGCTGAGGGTCCTCACGCTCACCCAGGCTCACTCCTTGTCCCTCTTTGTCCCAATGCCACGTGAAGTGAAGTCACTCCCGGGGATGCCTCCGAGCCCTGCCCCTGCCGTTGCCACCTTCAGCCAAGCCCCATGCCAGCCTCAGGCATCGCAGACCCTGACGCCACTGGCTGTACAAGCTGCCCCCCAGGTAAGGGCCACCCCAGGGAGCTGGACAGAGGGCAGTGGGCAGGAGCAAGGCATGGGATAGCCAACATGGGCTGGCCGTGGGATCTGGGAACTTCATGAGGCAGGACGGGGAAGGGGCTGTGGCTCGAGGGAGGGAGTCTCCTACTAGGTACCCCtggcctctcccctgccccaggtCAGGCCCCCTGGGAAAAGTAGATCTGCATTTGCCAGGTAATCTCCTTGGGTTCAGGAAGGATTATAGAGATTACATTAACTCCTTCAAGTCATCTAATGACTAAGTGAGTGAATACCCTTGTCAGCCCCTCTAGGGGATGCCTAGAAGAGTTCATGGCTTTTTGGTCCTCATTTAGAGCCAGGGGCAGCCCCAGCTCAGTGAgaagctgtctccaggggcctccAGGCATGCTGAGCTCCCTGTGACCTTTCACTGCAAGCACAGTTCTCCAAGGCATCCGTCAGGATTGTCCTCCATCAGAACCTCCCGGAGGCCCCTGTGGGTCTTGACCACTTGGTtccaccagcccctgccccctgcttCCTGGCCACAAAGCATTGGTCCTGTGGGCAAGGGCCTGGGGAAGGCTTGGGAGGCACCAGACCGTGGTGGGAGAGGCCTGTGACCCTTCCTGGCCCTTGAGCAGGGCTAGGCCCTGTCCCTGATATGAGCTGCTTCTCTGAAGGCGGTATAGTCCAGTCCAGGTGCCCCCTTGGGCGGGGTTGGGCCTCCCGCTAGGGCTTGTCTCTTCCCCGCCCTCATGCGGCCTTTTCCCACTGCCCTCAGAATGCTTTGTGTGTGCTCAGCTGGGTCTGAGAGACCCAGTGTTTGCGCTGTcgatgttgattttgtattttttcttttctttctgaaatctcGTTTGCTTTTGCAGGTCTTGACTCAGGAAAACTTAGCCACAGTTCTGACAGGAGTTATGGTTCCAGCAGGGGCAGTTACTCAACCTCTTCTTATCCCCATCAGTATTGCAGGTCAAGTGGCTGGTCAGCAGGGGCTGGCCGTGTGGACAATTCCTACAGCAACCGTGGCTGCCCTCCCAGGACTGACCGCTGCTTCTCCCACGGGGGGAATTTTCAAGCCACCTTTAGCCGGTCTCCAAGGTAACGGCAACTCTCCCCAGGACTGCACCAGGCTCCCCACCACCTTACACTACCATCCCTGCACGTGTGCTTGCCATGTTGGACTCCAAACCCGCGGCCCTCCCAGGGCGACAGCCCTGGAGTCTGGATCTGGTGTCCCAGGCACCCAGCCACAGAGCTGCTGCACCACCTTGGGACTCTAGGCCATGGTACCCTGCTGGCCCAGCAGGCCTCTCTTCCTTCAGCCAACTGTCTGAGACTACCCCTCCCCCCTACGCCAGAACTCACCCCGTGACCAGCCTCCTGAGAAGGACTGCAAGAAGATTCAACTTCTGGTTTTCAATCTACACCTCTCCAGGCCCAAGGGAGGGGGGATGAGAGAAGTTGGCGTGTGCCGCCCCCGCCAAGATCAAGTGAATCACAGCTGCCTGTCCCCCCTGCCCCAACCCCCCCTCGTTCTCGTGCCAGATCCCTTGGGATTGGAGCCTCCCTGGGCTACGGCTAGGCGTTTGAGCACCTCTGTCTCTGCCTTGCTCCGTAGCAGCTGCCGTGCTGAACGCCGCTCTCCCAGCACCTGTACAAGCTGCCCCACCGGCCCAGGCCTCCTCGCCCACCCGGCCCCGACCGCCAGCCCAGCCCCAGACGCTGATCCAGACCCAGCCGCTGCTGCAGACCACACCTGCCATTCTGCCGCAGCCCACTGCTGCCACCGcgactgcccccacccccaagccagtGGACAGCCCCCCACAGATCACCGTTCAGCCTGCAGGCTTCGCGTTTAGCCCAGGAATCGTAAGCTGCTGCCCCCACCAGGGGCTAAACGGGGATGGACCGAATCTCTGGCCAAGGGTGAACCTGACCCTTCCCTCGGGGGAGGAAGGAGGTAGAGGACCAGCCCCCTGAACACGGCTCTCTTGCAACACTTCGGCACAGATGGGCTCCTTCTGAGGCCTTCCCCTGCAGCTGCCAGCCCATCCGTCCCAGACAAGAGCAGACAACCTCTGCCAAGAGGGCTGGGCAAATCCTCCAGAAcctgaaccactggaccagccTTGGAGGGTGGGATGATGTCTGGGGATTGCAAACTTGTGAGCTGTCGCTAAGGTGGAGTTAGAGGCTGTTAGATGTGACTAGAGTCACATCAGCCCCTCCAGTCTGGCCTTTCTACTCTCCCAGGGCTAGCCCAAAAGATCAGCCAGAGTTACTCCTCCATGACTGCGACCCCGCCCTTCCCTGCTCaccccctgcagcccctggcccTGGACACTGTTCAGCTGGTGGACTTGGGCCTGCAGCCCACATTTACCTCTGCCCAGCATCTATCCCCCCTGCCCCAGTACCCTCggccctcttccctctgccttggGCTCTTTCTCGCCCCATCGCCTCTGAGCAAGGCTCTTCCTCCACCCACAGATCAGTGCTGCTTCCCTCGGGGGACAGACCCAGATCCTGGGCTCCCTCACTGCAACTCCGGTCATTGCCAACGCCGTTCCCAGCATGCCGGGGATCAGCAGTCAGATCCTCACCAACGCTCAGGGACAGGCAAGTGGTCAAAGCCAGGCCGAGGGGTGGGGACTGGTGGAGATGCTGGCTGTGGACGAGGGGCAGGACGTGGGCTGAGGGTCATGGGAGCTCAACTAGGGTGACGAGCTGCTGTTCATACCTCTTGTGTGACAGCTCTCTGCTGATGCTGAGGCCAGGCAGGGGCGTAGCCCCCATCCAGCCCTGGTGGTACTCACTCTAGCTGGGGGTTTTCGTTTACGGAACACTCACTTTGTGACCAGcctctgtgctaggtgctttctCGTACATTATCCCACTTCTTGTTGAGTACACACCTACTGGGTGGAGATTTTTATTCCCGTTTTACAGGGGAGAaggctgaggttcagagaaattaagcCGCACCGTTAAAatgtggcagagcagggattcacATCCAGATCTGTCTGAATGCACATGCAAACCTACTCCTGCCCCACCACGGCCCTGGAGAGAGAATAAAGGAAGCGGCCCCTAGAGTGGGAATCCTTCACTTTCTGTGAGGACACAGGCCCAGAGGGGTTAAGTGATTTGTCTCAGTCCCTTCCTGCCAATGTGGGGATTTGGGTTGGGGGTGGACCTGGACGCTGCCCTCACACTTGGGGTCCCTATGTTTCCCCCCAGGTTATTGGAACACTTCCGTGGGTAGTGAACTCGGCCAGCATGGCGGCCCCAGCACCAGCCCAAAGCCTGCAGGTCCAGGCTGTGACCCCCCAGCTGTTGTTGAACGCCCAGGGCCAGGTGATCGCAGCCCTGGCCAGCAGCCCCCTGCCTTCTCCCGTGGCTGTCCGGAAGCCAAGCACTCCTGAGTCCCCCGCTAAGAGTGAGGTACAAGGGCTgggttgggggatgggggcaggcagTGCCGTCTGGCATGGGTGGCCTCCCTCCAGGCTGTGAGCGGGACGACACTATTTCCTGAAGCCCCTGGGAAAGCAGGGCACCTCCCCAAAGCGGGGGGAGATTCCAGGGTAGAAGGTTCACACGAGTCCACGCATTCTCTGCCTGGGAAAACAGCACCACCGTCCCCTGACCCCTTACCTACACACACCCAGCATGTGTATATGTGCCCTCAGAGGTCAATAGCACTCTGAGAAAGCCAGGCAGGGGTGGTCAAAGTAAACTGGGCCTCGGCCAGCTCCAGGGTGAACAAATCGCTCGAAAGGCCCTGGGAGGTTCGTTCTGTACCCTCTCCCCCTTCACCCCTTCATCCCTCCACCCCTCCGCCCTGCACTGTGGCATTGATTATTCATTTATGTGTTCATTCTAGGAGCagtttttgagtgcctactatattcCAGGTGCCGAAGATGTAGAGCTGAATAAGATGCCCTTCCTAACCTTAGGTAGCCCAGCATCAGAGACAGTTATAAGTCAGCGTGGCAAAGGCTGTGATAGGGTCAGGAGAAGGTGCTTTGGGAACCCAGAGAAGGGAGCTCTCAGCAGACTGGGGAGTTTGACAAGGCTTCGTAGAGTAGGACACTGAACGAATCTAAAGGGATGAGTTGGATGAGAGAGTGTTCTACCTCCACAGAATTGCAGGAAGTACAGTGTGCcagagcagaggttctcaaacgGGAGTGTGCGGCAGAACCAACTGGAGGGCTTGCTGGGATGCAGATTCCCGGGCCCGACCCCAGAGCCTCTGAGTTAGTAGGTCTGGAGTGGCGTCCAAGAATTCACATCCCTAACGAGTTAGTGGTATGTAGCTTCCCAGCTTCATTGCATAACCTCTtagcctcatctataaaatggaggtgatAAGAGTACCAACTTCAGAAGGTTATGAATGTTAAAGGATAGATTACACATAAGGCAGTTTATACTCTGGTACACAGAGAGCACTTGAAAAATGGTGCTTTTATTGTCATCACTCATATTAGGTAGTGGGGAGTCACGGGAGGGTTTTTAGCAGGGAAGCGGCTGATtagatttgcatttaaaaaattccttccGTTATCCAGGTGGAGTCAAGAATTGGACTGTGGTGAGACTTGAATCATCATCCCTGTTAGGAGACAGCTTAAACAATTCTAGCCAGAGACAAGGAGCTCTGAACAAGGCCCTGGGGATTACGAGGGAATGACTTGAAGCTACCAGGAGGTAGAATTCAGGGAACAGGACCCATCCTAAAGGAATCTGCACTTtcaggaagctttaaaaaaaaatcatactagggcttccctggtggcgcagaggttgagagtccgcctgccgatgactcaggggacacgggttcgtgccccagtccgggaagatcccacatgccgcggagcggctgggcccgtgagccatggccgctgagcctgcgcgtccggagcctgtgctccatagtgggagaggccacaacagtgaaaggcccgcataccgcaaaaacagaacaaaacaaaaaagaatcatactaaaaatactaatttcatatatttatagtttCTCCTGAT encodes the following:
- the POU6F1 gene encoding POU domain, class 6, transcription factor 1 isoform X1; protein product: MDPGAGPDSSLTVNEQVIVMSGHETIRVLEVGVDAQIPAEEEGKALEGVAAEGSQSGGPTKAGEAAGEAGPDNPDSSAEATVKSLPGMPPSPAPAVATFSQAPCQPQASQTLTPLAVQAAPQVLTQENLATVLTGVMVPAGAVTQPLLIPISIAGQVAGQQGLAVWTIPTATVAALPGLTAASPTGGIFKPPLAGLQAAAVLNAALPAPVQAAPPAQASSPTRPRPPAQPQTLIQTQPLLQTTPAILPQPTAATATAPTPKPVDSPPQITVQPAGFAFSPGIISAASLGGQTQILGSLTATPVIANAVPSMPGISSQILTNAQGQVIGTLPWVVNSASMAAPAPAQSLQVQAVTPQLLLNAQGQVIAALASSPLPSPVAVRKPSTPESPAKSEVQPIQPPAAMPQPAVVIASPAPAAKPAASAPIPITCSETPTVSQLVSKPHTPSLDEDGINLEEIREFAKNFKIRRLSLGLTQTQVGQALTATEGPAYSQSAICRFEKLDITPKSAQKLKPVLEKWLNEAELRNQEGQQNLMEFVGGEPSKKRKRRTSFTPQAIEALNAYFEKNPLPTGQEITEIAKELNYDREVVRVWFCNRRQTLKNTSKLNVFQIP
- the POU6F1 gene encoding POU domain, class 6, transcription factor 1 isoform X2 — translated: MDPGAGPDSSLTVNEQVIVMSGHETIRVLEVGVDAQIPAEEEGKALEGVAAEGSQSGGPTKAGEAAGEAGPDNPDSSAEATVKSLPGMPPSPAPAVATFSQAPCQPQASQTLTPLAVQAAPQVLTQENLATVLTGVMVPAGAVTQPLLIPISIAGQVAGQQGLAVWTIPTATVAALPGLTAASPTGGIFKPPLAGLQAAVLNAALPAPVQAAPPAQASSPTRPRPPAQPQTLIQTQPLLQTTPAILPQPTAATATAPTPKPVDSPPQITVQPAGFAFSPGIISAASLGGQTQILGSLTATPVIANAVPSMPGISSQILTNAQGQVIGTLPWVVNSASMAAPAPAQSLQVQAVTPQLLLNAQGQVIAALASSPLPSPVAVRKPSTPESPAKSEVQPIQPPAAMPQPAVVIASPAPAAKPAASAPIPITCSETPTVSQLVSKPHTPSLDEDGINLEEIREFAKNFKIRRLSLGLTQTQVGQALTATEGPAYSQSAICRFEKLDITPKSAQKLKPVLEKWLNEAELRNQEGQQNLMEFVGGEPSKKRKRRTSFTPQAIEALNAYFEKNPLPTGQEITEIAKELNYDREVVRVWFCNRRQTLKNTSKLNVFQIP